A window of the Diorhabda carinulata isolate Delta chromosome 1, icDioCari1.1, whole genome shotgun sequence genome harbors these coding sequences:
- the LOC130893979 gene encoding DNA replication licensing factor MCM4: protein MPSPAPSEDGSRTPRRSGRNVEGSRTPRREIAQTPSRRGNATPRREEPSPAKSTTSSNRSPRKGRNTPAKSVSTVDTPMRFGVPRNDIDGQAEIPSSPAHSIAPTSPGTGLAMSEIDLSSPLNYGTPSSLGSIRTPRSGIRGTPIRMRPDIRSDKRIRQVNVGGEAALEAIPESQETDSTTPHLVIWGTNVSVSECKGKFKQFLLRFIDPNADEDEMTNDMNLNEPLYIQKLEEIHTLDEPFLNVNCAHIETFDANLYKQLVCYPQEVIPTFDMCVNEMFYEKYPAAVLEHQIQVRPFNAERTKNMRSLNPEDIDQLITISGMVIRTSNIMPEMREAFFKCIVCQFCTTVEIDRGRINEPTLCTSCNTNHTFTLVHNRSQFTDKQMIKLQESPDDMPAGQTPHTVVLFAHNDLVDSVQPGDRVTVTGIYRAQPLQANPRQRNILSVYKTHIDVLHFRKIDHRRLYEEENGKDHRFPPERVELLNILSQKPDIYDRLARAIAPSIYENQDVKKGILLQLFGGTKKSFVTSGRSNFRAEINILLCGDPGTSKSQLLQYVYNLLPRSQYTSGKGSSAVGLTAYVTKDTETRQLVLQTGALVLADNGICCIDEFDKMNESARSVLHEVMEQQTLSIAKAGIICQLNARTSVLAGANPSESQWNKNKTIIENVQLPHTLLSRFDLIFLILDPQNEIFDRRLANHLVSLYYKTRDQEEDEILDMSILRDYISYAKEHIHPKLSDEASQKLIQSYVDMRKIGSGRGQISAYPRQLESLIRLSEAHAKVRFSQTVEVEDVEEAYRLHREALKQSATDPLSGKIDVSILTTGLSSAARKRRLELAQAVKKLIEDKSQAPTISYPKLFTELKENSAIMITREQFEDALKDLQDDGMIVVMGKSMIRIVRNRD from the exons ATGCCGTCTCCGGCACCTTCTGAAGACGGTTCGAGGACTCCAAGACGTTCGGGAAGAAATGTTGAAGGTTCCCGGACGCCAAGAAGGGAAATTGCTCAAACACCATCACGTAGAGGGAATGCGACACCAAGAAGAGAAGAGCCGTCCCCAGCAAAAAGTACGACCTCGTCAAACAGATCTCCAAGAAAGGGTCGGAACACTCCAGCTAAAAGCGTTTCCACCGTAGATACCCCTATGCGATTTGGAGTTCCTAGAAATGATATTGATGGCCAAGCTGAAATCCCTTCATCACCAGCTCATAGTATTGCTCCCACAAGTCCTGGTACAG gtTTAGCAATGAGCGAAATTGATTTGAGCTCTCCACTTAATTATGGTACACCTAGTTCTTTGGGTTCAATTAGAACGCCTAGATCTGGTATTAGAGGAACCCCTATTCGTATGAGGCCAGATATTAGATCCGATAAAAGAATTAGACAAGTTAATGTCGGAGGCGAGGCAGCA TTAGAAGCCATTCCGGAAAGTCAAGAAACAGATTCAACAACACCACATTTAGTTATTTGGGGCACTAACGTATCAGTTTCTGAATGCAAgggaaaatttaaacaattcttACTACGTTTCATAGATCCTAATGCTGATGAAGATGAAATGACTAATGATATGAACCTCAACGAACCACTTTACatacaaaaactagaagaa ATTCACACTTTAGATGAACCGTTTTTGAATGTGAATTGCGCTCATATCGAAACATTCGATGCTAATTTGTACAAGCAGTTAGTTTGTTATCCTCAAGAAGTGATACCGACTTTTGATATGTGCGTCAACGAgatgttttatgaaaaatatcctGCAGCCGTCCTAGAGCACCAGATCCAAGTTAGACCATTCAACGCCGAGCGAACTAAGAATATGAGATCATTAAATCCTGAAG ATATTGATCAGTTAATAACAATAAGTGGTATGGTGATCCGTACTTCCAATATAATGCCTGAAATGAGAGAAGCGTTCTTCAAATGTATTGTTTGTCAGTTTTGTACCACGGTTGAGATCGACAGGGGTCGTATTAACGAACCAACTTTATGTACCAGCTGTAATACCAATCATACATTCACTCTTGTTCATAATAGATCACAGTTTACCGATAAACAGATGATTAAATTACAAGAATCACCTG ATGATATGCCTGCCGGTCAGACTCCTCATACTGTCGTTCTGTTTGCTCATAACGATCTAGTAGATTCTGTACAACCAGGAGATCGAGTTACTGTGACTGGAATTTATAGGGCGCAACCTTTACAAGCTAATCCGAGACAGAGGAACATTCTTTCAGTTTATAAAACTCATATTGATGTATTACATTTCCGTAAAATTGATCATAGAAGATTGTATGAAGAAGAAAACGG GAAAGATCATCGTTTTCCTCCTGAAAGGGTTGAACTTTTGAacattttatcacaaaaacCAGATATTTATGATAGACTCGCAAGAGCAATAGCTCCTTCAATATACGAAAATCAAGATGTTAAAAAAGGGATCCTGTTACAGTTGTTTGGAGGTACTAAGAAGTCATTCGTAACATCTGGCAGATCAAATTTCAGGgctgaaataaatattttgttgtgtGGTGATCCAGGTACATCAAAATCTCAACTTCTTCAATACGTTTACAATTTGCTTCCAAGAAGTCAATATACTTCCGGAAAAGGTTCATCAGCCGTTGGTCTAACTGCTTATGTTACAAAGGATACTGAAACCAGGCAGTTGGTATTACAAACAGGAGCTCTAGTTCTGGCTGACAATGGTATTTGTTGTATAgatgaatttgataaaatgaatgaatcaGCTCGTAGTGTCTTACACGAG GTAATGGAACAGCAAACGCTCAGTATTGCAAAAGCTGGGATAATTTGTCAGCTAAATGCGCGTACTTCAGTATTGGCAGGCGCGAATCCAAGTGAATCTCAgtggaataaaaacaaaactataataGAAAATGTACAACTACCTCATACGCTATTGTCAAg gtttgatttgatatttttaatccTGGACcctcaaaatgaaatattcgaCAGGAGATTAGCAAATCATCTAGTTTCTCTTTATTACAAAACGAGAGATCAAGAAGAAGACGAAATTTTG GACATGTCTATTTTGAGAGATTACATTTCTTACGCTAAAGAACACATACATCCAAAACTGAGTGACGAAGCATCACAAAAATTGATACAGTCCTATGTTGATATGCGTAAAATAGGTTCCGGAAGAGGTCAAATATCTGCGTATCCAAGACAATTGGAATCGTTGATACGTCTGTCTGAAGCTCACGCTAAAGTTAGATTCTCTCAAACCGTAGAAGTGGAAGATGTCGAAGAAGCTTACAG attacaCCGAGAAGCTTTGAAACAGTCAGCTACGGATCCTTTGTCTGGTAAAATTGACGTATCTATCCTAACAACCGGTCTAAGTAGCGCAGCCAGAAAACGAAGGTTAGAACTAGCTCAAGCAGTGAAGAAGCTGATTGAAGATAAGAGTCAAGCACCGACTATCAGTTACCCCAAATTGTTTAccgaattgaaagaaaattccGCCATA ATGATCACGAGAGAACAATTTGAAGACGCCCTTAAGGATCTCCAGGATGACGGTATGATAGTTGTGATGGGAAAATCGATGATAAGAATAGTCAGAAACAGGGATTAA
- the LOC130894114 gene encoding uncharacterized protein LOC130894114 isoform X1, translating to MPDLVVRTDNIQVTLSASRIIFIIFVTILFMITSRLWKFTKKRIRRLMRKMKDSAIYNMECPICLNPLQTPVKSDCGHAFCIECLYTFWEEPSWKSICSICRAPLENLRLVDDIDYTDQERRELENKIYIISSDSFHHNNWSPIPAFAARVFVILLWISVCVHVDYLLKYSDEVYNSFYVFPKQMVNKTDIIV from the exons atgcCTGATTTGGTAGTGAGAACAGATAATATTCAAGTGACCCTTTCCGCTTCCCgcattatatttattatatttgtaacaattttgttCATGATAACATCCAGGCTTTGGAAATTCACAAAGAAGAGAATCAGGAGATTGATGAGAAAAATGAAAG ATTCAGCTATTTACAATATGGAATGCCCAATTTGTTTGAATCCTCTACAAACACCTGTTAAATCAGATTGCGGACATGCTTTCTGTATAGAATGTCTGTACACATTTTGGGAAGAGCCTTCTTGGAAAAGCATATGTTCTATTTGTCGGGCTCCATTGGAAAATCTTCGTCTAGTTGAT GATATTGACTATACTGATCAAGAAAGAAGAGAActggaaaataaaatctatataatatCAAGTGATTCCTTCCATCATAATAATTGGTCTCCAATCCCAGCCTTTGCTGCTAGAGTCTTTGTAATTCTATTATGGATTTCAGTCTGTGTACATGTCGATTATCTACTAAAATATTCAGATGAAGTATACAATTCATTTTATGTATTCCCAAAACAAATGGTGAATAAAACAGatattattgtttga
- the LOC130894114 gene encoding E3 ubiquitin-protein ligase RNF170-like isoform X2, whose protein sequence is MPDLVVRTDNIQVTLSASRIIFIIFVTILFMITSRLWKFTKKRIRRLMRKMKDSAIYNMECPICLNPLQTPVKSDCGHAFCIECLYTFWEEPSWKSICSICRAPLENLRLVDFSGY, encoded by the exons atgcCTGATTTGGTAGTGAGAACAGATAATATTCAAGTGACCCTTTCCGCTTCCCgcattatatttattatatttgtaacaattttgttCATGATAACATCCAGGCTTTGGAAATTCACAAAGAAGAGAATCAGGAGATTGATGAGAAAAATGAAAG ATTCAGCTATTTACAATATGGAATGCCCAATTTGTTTGAATCCTCTACAAACACCTGTTAAATCAGATTGCGGACATGCTTTCTGTATAGAATGTCTGTACACATTTTGGGAAGAGCCTTCTTGGAAAAGCATATGTTCTATTTGTCGGGCTCCATTGGAAAATCTTCGTCTAGTTGAT TTTTCAGGATATTGA
- the LOC130894045 gene encoding calcium-independent phospholipase A2-gamma-like yields MSLTKNISHCGKTLINRVSHKHDKVYQHKRKITSGSSDVEDSVKMQAKNIVLNQWKLINELKKYFSKFTSDNTFETALNKEFAQFLQKIDSKTYGREIIKYFTSTTENVNNTSISDTKEVKQGQASASRLSLPIQNVLSGLNINIRSKEEVKKEVLPRWKTIPKPIVSQQAIWARTSQVLSSITIADTETNQIRRIEDLICHLEQYPEAKHNAVKEGAIKSLLCIRENTKNPYLLSTLNVATALLGYTNPVPEAGIRILSIDGGGVRGILVIEMLKKLEELSGKPIYEMFDFICGVSTGAIIATLLCLKQKSLDEISEIYKSISTQIFTQSAFIGTSNLVWSHSYYDTPLWEKLLREQWEDMLLIETRRNLKVPKFCAVSAIVNQSRISAYIFRNYALPCKVQSQYKGGYNHKVWEAVRASAAAPTYFEEFKLGNMLHQDGGILVNNPTAVAIHEAKLLWPTTPIQCVISFGTGRTAPNPVSSSAGDKEEIITNSSWKKKFFAIIDSATDTEGVHTMLSDLLPANVYYRLNPYLTEMLDIAEIDPNKLEQLKRDALMYLRRNEDKFHDAVKATNHKKGYAQKTLDWFNLKKEMYGLTSI; encoded by the exons ATGTCTTTAACGAAGAATATATCACATTGTggaaaaactttaataaatagaGTGTCCCATAAACACGATAAAGTTTATCAACATAAAAg GAAGATTACCTCGGGATCATCAGATGTGGAAGATTCTGTTAAAATGCAAGCGAAAAATATCGTTTTGAACCAGTGGAAACTCATAAACgaattaaaaaagtatttttcaaaatttaccagCGATAATACTTTCGAAACAGCATTGAACAAAGAATTTGCCCAGTTTCTTCAAAAAATCGACTCGAAAACTTACGGAAgggaaataatcaaatattttacttcGACTACTGAAAACGTAAATAACACATCGATTTCGGATACCAAAGAAGTAAAACAAGGACAAGCTAGCGCTAGCAGACTATCTTTACCTATACAAAATGTATTAAGTGGACTAAATATTAATATCCGTAGTAAAGAGGAAGTGAAAAAGGAAGTATTACCCAGATGGAAAACCATTCCGAAACCAATAGTGTCCCAA cAAGCGATATGGGCAAGAACTAGCCAAGTTTTAAGTTCAATAACCATAGCAGATACTGAAACTAATCAAATTAGAAGAATAGAAGATTTAATATGTCATCTAGAACAATACCCCGAAGCTAAGCATAATGCTGTTAAG gAAGGTGCTATCAAATCATTGTTATGTATtagagaaaatacaaaaaatcctTATCTCTTAAGCACCTTGAATGTGGCTACTGCTCTGTTAGGTTATACAAATCCAGTACCTGAAGCTGGTATCAGAATTTTGTCTATCGACGGTGGAGGAGTTCGAGGCATACTAGTcatagaaatgttgaaaaaactagaagaaCTATCAGGAAAACCGATCTACGAAATGTTTGATTTCATTTGCGGTGTTAGCACTGGTGCCATCATAGCAACATTGTTGTGTTTGAAACAGAAGAGTTTAGACGAAATTTCGGAAATCTATAAAAGTATCAGCACTCAAATTTTCACCCAGTCCGCGTTTATTGGAACTAGTAATTTAGTTTGGAGCCACTCCTATTACGATACTCCTTTATGGGAGAAATTATTGAGGGAACAGTGGGAGGATATGTTGTTGATTGAAACTAGGAGAAATTTGAAAGTTCCTAAG TTTTGTGCAGTGTCAGCTATAGTAAATCAATCCAGAATATCTGCGTACATATTCCGAAACTATGCATTGCCTTGCAAAGTTCAGTCACAATATAAGGGTGGATATAACCATAAGGTTTGGGAAGCAGTAAGGGCGTCAGCCGCCGCCCCCACTTATTTTGAGGAATTCAAATTGGGTAATATGCTCCACCAG GATGGTGGTATTTTGGTAAACAACCCCACAGCAGTGGCAATTCATGAAGCTAAATTATTGTGGCCTACTACGCCGATACAATGCGTTATATCTTTCGGTACAGGTAGGACGGCTCCCAATCCTGTTTCAAGTAGTGCTGGTGATAAGGAAGAGATAATTACCAATTCGTCgtggaaaaagaaatttttcgcCATTATAGATAGCGCGACTGATACCGAAG GTGTTCATACAATGTTGTCGGATCTCCTTCCGGCCAATGTATACTACAGGTTAAATCCTTATTTAACGGAAATGCTGGATATAGCTGAAATTGATCCGAACAAATTGGAACAGCTGAAGAGGGACGCTCTTATGTATTTGAGGCGTAACGAAGATAAATTTCACGACGCTGTTAAAGCTACTAACCACAAGAAAGGTTATGCTCAAAAAACTTTGGATTGGTTTAATCTGAAGAAGGAAATGTACGGTCTTACTTCGatttga
- the LOC130895397 gene encoding RNA polymerase II-associated protein 3, which translates to MSINPILLQKSIRDNAADLQDFAKDLKSWGEEMKRKEETLKSENKAEKAMKDSKQIRKLKRNDKTKKPATKIGATDYAAWDKFDVDAELDKLEEDINDDSDLTDECNESMYDSAIVEKEKGNKFVKAQKWNEAIDCYTKAIQCYSYDPIFFANRALCFLKLSKFAKCEEDCNISIKLDDTYVKAYQRRAAARIHLKKFEHAEIDLKKVLVIEPNNKEAKIELDKLEKLLKRNKPEVYDQRPVSKFTASRNKTTFKTVYQPLEKKILDDSTPLPLWTDNTEIIEVKPINKPPHLQSKQPLKRIQITETDEVTPIKEQIKTTDEGPVKNYVLEKTQSNNIQSPFIHKNEIETMEEKKILLASIPSEHLESVSLFKKQKSLEKGGNPEKKLTNVNIINNERQVTLKDAKNNVNDTKKLTGNNEMNFVYPKTSVQFCSAWKNFKSTEDKYRYLKFIDPKDVPKIFLESLDSVLFSNILEVMAKHFIEHNDKTFDILNCLSQVKRFSAIVLFMNGEDKNNLWKLFDHMKINEEKEDIDRLIIKYEL; encoded by the exons ATGAGTATAAATCcaattcttttacaaaaatccATTCGAGATAATGCGGCTGACCTTCAAGATTTTGCAAAAGATTTAAAAAGTTGGGGCGAAGAAATGAAACGAAAGGAAGAAACgttgaaaagtgaaaataaa GCGGAAAAAGCTATGAAAGATTCCAAGCAGATTAGAAAACTGAAACGTaatgataaaactaaaaaaccaGCGACAAAAATTGGTGCTACTGACTATGCAGCTTGGGATAAATTTGATGTTGATGCAGAGTTAGACAAACTAGAGGAAGACATTAATGATGATTCTGATCTAACTGATGAATGTAATGAAAGTATGTATGACAGTGCCATAGTGGAGAAAGAAAAG gGTAATAAATTTGTAAAGGCACAAAAATGGAATGAAGCTATAGATTGTTATACAAAAGCTATTCAGTGCTACTCATATGACCCGATATTTTTTGCTAACAGAGCtttatgttttttgaaacttAGTAA atTCGCTAAATGTGAAGAAGACtgtaatatttctataaaattggaTGATACATATGTTAAAGCTTATCAAAGgagagctgctgctagaattcatctaaaaaaatttgaacatgcAGAAATTGATCTTAAAAAGGTACTCGTAATAGAACCTAACAATAAAGAAGCTAAAATCGAGCTAGATAAATTGGAAAagttattaaaaagaaataaaccaGAG gtTTATGATCAAAGACCAGTTTCGAAGTTTACAGCTTCTCGAAATAAGACAACTTTTAAAACGGTTTATCAACCactagagaaaaaaatacttgatGACAGTACACCTCTTCCACTTTGGACTGATAATACAGAAATCATAGAAGTTAAACCCATTAACAAACCACCACATTTACAATCGAAACAACCCCTAAAAAGGATACAAATAACTGAAACTGATGAAGTCACACCAATAAAAGAACAAATCAAAACAACAGATGAAGGACCagttaaaaattatgttttagaAAAAACCCAATCAAACAATATCCAATCACcctttattcataaaaatgaaattgaaactatggaagaaaagaaaatattgttggCTTCTATTCCTTCGGAACACCTAGAATCAGTATCActgttcaaaaaacaaaaatcattggAAAAAGGAGGAAACCCTGAGAAAAAATTAACcaatgtaaatataattaataatgaaagaCAGGTAACGCTGAAAGATGCGAAAAACAATGTTAATGACACCAAAAAACTGACaggaaataatgaaatgaatttcGTTTATCCCAAAACCTCTGTACAATTTTGCTCTGCTTGGAAAAACTTCAAATCTACAGAAGAtaaatacagatacttgaaatttATAGATCCCAAAGATGTTCCAAAAATATTCTTGGAATCCTTAGACAGTGTACTATTCAGTAACATTCTAGAAGTAATGGCAAAACATTTCATAGAACACAACGACAAAACATTCGacattttgaattgtttatcTCAAGTTAAGAGGTTCAGTgctattgttttgtttatgaaCGGAGAGGATAAAAACA ATCTATGGAAACTATTTGatcatatgaaaataaatgaagaaaaagaagacattgatagattgataataaaatatgagcTGTAA